The following proteins are co-located in the Vigna unguiculata cultivar IT97K-499-35 chromosome 9, ASM411807v1, whole genome shotgun sequence genome:
- the LOC114162240 gene encoding neuroguidin, which translates to MENSANHLDEDVSKKEESPQLAALLKEMKEGLDTVRRKVQSLTAKVKEGEYPTADGFSYLEAKNLLLLNYCQSLVYYLLRKAKGLSIEDHPVVRSVVEIRLFLEKIRPIDKKQQYQIQKLVQASENAAKSDIQSKDPVASNKSEDASKYRPNPDMLISKVDLTSQDGHDTYQPVKFAPTSMDIEKPSKHERNALRREKEILKQAKQSDYIRTLMNDMEERPEEVRDFEGASKEVDRFVSKMEKRAQQEEEMFTRVPLTKQERKREKYLKKSRNGLQGLTESFYDEIKTLPFEDRTEEQVMGSGNGSSRKSRVHKRKRKH; encoded by the exons ATGGAAAACAGTGCGAATCATTTAGACGAGGACGTTAGCAAGAAAGA AGAATCACCTCAGCTTGCGGCGTTGTTGAAAGAAATGAAGGAAGGACTCGATACTGTGAGGCGTAAAGTTCAATCTTTAACTGCCAAA GTGAAAGAAGGTGAGTATCCTACAGCAGATGGATTTAGCTACCTTGAAGCTAAGAATTTGCTGCTTTTGAATTATTGTCAATCCCTCGTTTATTATTTATTGCGGAAGGCTAAAGGGTTATCAATAGAAGATCACCCTGTTGTTCGAAGTGTTGTAGAGATaagattatttttggaaaag ATTCGGCCAATTGACAAAAAACAACAATACCAAATCCAGAAACTAGTGCAGGCCAGCGAAAATGCAGCCAAAAGTGATATTCAAAGTAAGGACCCAGTTGCGTCCAATAAGAGTGAGGATGCATCAAAGTATCGTCCCAATCCTGATATGCTTATTAGCAAAGTAGACTTAACTTCGCAG GATGGACATGATACATATCAACCTGTAAAGTTTGCCCCAACTTCTATGGATATAGAAAAACCTTCTAAGCATGAAAGAAATGCCTTgcgaagagaaaaagaaattctGAAACAAGCTAAGCAGAGTGATTATATCAGGACATTGATGAATGATATGGAGGAAAGACCTGAAGAG GTGAGGGATTTTGAGGGAGCTAGCAAAGAAGTTGATAGATTTGTCTCCAAGATGGAGAAACGTGCTCAGCAAGAGGAGGAGATGTTCACTCGTGTTCCTCTTACGAAACAGGAGAGGAAGCGAGAAAAATACTTGAAGAAATCAAGAAATGG GTTGCAAGGTCTAACAGAAAGTTTCTATGATGAAATCAAAACATTACCCTTTGAAGATAGAACCGAAGAGCAAGTAATGGGATCTGGTAATGGTAGCAGCAGAAAGAGCCGAGTACATAAGCGAAAG AGGAAACACTGA